The Huiozyma naganishii CBS 8797 chromosome 3, complete genome genome contains a region encoding:
- the SAF1 gene encoding SCF ubiquitin ligase complex subunit SAF1 (similar to Saccharomyces cerevisiae SAF1 (YBR280C); ancestral locus Anc_1.307): MSTHNTGGAEFNVGLPPDIVESTLPFLSAADIRNLSLTNKYYHQLLNYEGGSLTLWHELFRKAYGTLNTNEEPFKNSDVLDYMTCSESIMTRKFPDETWKKLFQRRTEDVCLYTWGCLKHARLGYTSGSNELLKEEDMNGTGSRFKYGVNKPTRVPWFPTGAPQNDRSVVQVSAGGYSFQILTRSGKIFSTGSTYTGGHKGPGPANGQVDFNPFRDAIRRLETSYPRFAVGSMPQTAYHPINTTGTFHPTTARPPTHFGPTPTTVPTSQPHSNIYSELEEMEQRANEQVAGNKHLVRMFTRNSFPIYGSPEGGFRLDEEKFGAIKFVAIASGRSHFIALTNNNILYSWDSTESNHGVEIKFEDLPSSTTNPILKIACGWDFSCVYIYNVGLVIWKERDAVLQGETAAKAHYFIVPNTADLSGDQKLVDFSCGQDNTIYFIDSAGTELWRYSKNVVTSHDVPGVRGKLLKCISCLSSLVLFTSFGCYSIKLDQGELDSSTLVQLQLDDPEDHIISLASGDYHTLALTKKGQLYTWGVESQISGCLGIGRPEHVVDELGIGRWDGVRNVRVEKPTHIALNDAYTAVSVAAGGWQSGALILPK, translated from the coding sequence ATGAGCACACATAACACAGGGGGTGCTGAATTTAATGTGGGACTGCCACCAGATATAGTGGAGTCGACGCTGCCGTTCCTGTCCGCAGCCGATATAAGGAATCTCTCACTAACAAACAAGTACTATCATCAGCTGCTCAATTACGAAGGCGGTTCCCTTACGCTATGGCACGAACTGTTTAGAAAGGCTTATGGGACGCTTAATACAAACGAAGAACCCTTCAAGAACAGTGATGTGTTAGATTACATGACCTGTTCCGAAAGCATTATGACTAGGAAGTTCCCAGACGAAACTTGGAAGAAGCTATTTCAGAGGAGAACTGAAGATGTGTGTTTGTATACATGGGGCTGTTTGAAACACGCTAGGCTGGGCTACACTTCTGGGTCGAACGAACTCttgaaagaggaagatatGAACGGGACTGGCTCGCGATTCAAGTATGGCGTTAACAAACCTACGAGAGTTCCTTGGTTCCCCACAGGCGCTCCCCAAAACGACCGAAGTGTGGTCCAGGTGTCCGCAGGTGGATACTCCTTCCAGATACTTACAAGGTCCGGGAAAATATTCTCAACAGGGTCGACGTATACCGGTGGACATAAGGGCCCTGGCCCTGCAAACGGCCAAGTGGATTTCAATCCATTCCGAGATGCTATTCGCAGATTGGAAACTTCTTACCCAAGATTCGCAGTCGGATCTATGCCTCAAACAGCTTACCACCCGATCAACACTACTGGAACTTTCCACCCAACGACCGCTAGACCCCCTACACATTTTGGACCTACACCGACCACTGTACCAACCAGCCAACCACACAGTAATATTTACAGTGAACTTGAGGAAATGGAACAGCGTGCCAATGAACAAGTTGCTGGTAATAAACACCTAGTTCGAATGTTTACGAGAAACTCATTCCCAATTTACGGCAGCCCGGAGGGTGGCTTCCGTTTAGATGAGGAGAAGTTTGGTGCCATCAAGTTCGTCGCCATTGCCTCTGGTAGAAGCCACTTCATTGCATTGACAAACAATAACATTCTGTACTCCTGGGATAGCACAGAGTCCAACCACGGTGTTGAGAtaaaatttgaagatcttCCCAGCTCCACCACTAATCCTATATTGAAGATTGCATGCGGTTGGGACTTTAGTTGCGTATACATCTACAACGTTGGCTTGGTGATCTGGAAGGAAAGGGATGCCGTTTTACAGGGTGAAACTGCAGCCAAGGCGCATTATTTTATTGTTCCCAATACGGCCGACCTGTCCGGAGATCAAAAGTTGGTAGATTTCTCATGTGGGCAAGACAACACTATCTATTTTATCGACTCAGCAGGTACCGAATTATGGAGATATTCTAAGAATGTAGTCACTTCTCATGATGTTCCAGGAGTGCGTGggaagttgttgaagtgTATTTCTTGTCTGAGCAGTCTCGTGTTATTCACTTCCTTCGGTTGCTACTCAATAAAACTGGATCAAGGGGAGTTGGACTCGTCAACGCTAGTTCAACTGCAGCTGGATGACCCAGAAGACCACATAATTTCTTTGGCCTCCGGCGACTACCATACATTGGCATTGACGAAGAAGGGCCAGTTGTACACATGGGGGGTGGAGAGCCAGATTAGTGGCTGCCTAGGGATAGGACGACCAGAACATGTAGTAGACGAATTAGGTATTGGTAGATGGGACGGAGTTCGCAATGTCAGAGTAGAGAAACCGACTCACATTGCTTTGAATGATGCCTATACTGCAGTTAGCGTGGCCGCTGGCGGCTGGCAAAGTGGAGCTTTGATACTACCTAAGTAG
- the SSH1 gene encoding Ssh1p (similar to Saccharomyces cerevisiae SSH1 (YBR283C); ancestral locus Anc_1.303) has product MAGLRLIDLAKPIFTLLPEVEVPFEKIPFDDKVVYTIFSALIYLFAQFPLAGVKKDAADATIKDPIYFLRGVFAAEPRTLLEFGIFPIVSSGLILQLLAGLKVIKVNFKLQRDRELFQTLTKVFSLLQYFLLTNIFIASGYYGVDLTWVHIFLLNVQLNGAGLFASLLTEVIDKGFGFTSGPMIINTIVIATNLVADTLGVNQISVDAEGNTEPQGALINLFQGFRAKHKTFLGGIVSAFDRDYLPNLSTMAIVLCIGIIVCYLQSFRLELPIRSTKARGMNNVYPVRLFHIGCLSITFSYVLLFSIHIVAFAAIVLVGKNNPSSLVCKVLGHYEMVNNILAVPTFPLSMLTPPRSLIGGILSAPLSFIVYPLFVLTTGVWFAYRWQAISGGSARDLALDFKEQGITLTGRREQNIAKELEKVIPSASTTGAGLLALLTIAGELLGLKGKAAGMVVGVAGGFSLLEIISMDYQQTGGDSALSGVLGTPTNF; this is encoded by the exons ATGGCTGGTC TTCGTTTGATTGATTTGGCTAAGCCTATTTTTACCCTCCTACCTGAAGTGGAGGTGCCGTTCGAGAAGATCCCATTCGATGACAAAGTCGTGTACACTATCTTCTCTGCGTTGATTTACCTCTTTGCACAATTCCCTCTTGCTGGTGTGAAGAAGGACGCAGCAGACGCAACCATAAAGGATCCCATCTACTTCCTTCGTGGTGTCTTCGCCGCAGAACCAAGGACTCTGTTGGAGTTCGGTATTTTCCCCATTGTTTCCAGCGGGCTTATCCTGCAACTGTTGGCCGGCCTAAAAGTCATCAAGGTCAACTTCAAGTTGCAAAGGGACAGAGAGCTGTTCCAAACACTGACCAAAGTGTTTTCCCTTTTGCAGTACTTTCTACTGACTAACATCTTTATCGCCTCAGGTTACTACGGTGTTGATCTCACTTGGGTCCACATCTTCCTGTTGAATGTCCAGTTGAATGGTGCAGGGCTGTTTGCCTCTCTGCTGACAGAGGTCATCGACAAAGGTTTTGGGTTCACCTCGGGACCAATGATCATCAACACCATTGTCATTGCAACGAACTTGGTCGCAGACACATTGGGTGTCAACCAAATCTCCGTCGACGCCGAGGGGAACACGGAACCACAGGGGGCACTGATCAACTTGTTTCAAGGGTTCAGAGCCAAGCACAAGACTTTCTTGGGCGGTATCGTCTCCGCATTCGACAGAGACTACCTACCAAACTTGTCCACCATGGCCATAGTCCTGTGTATTGGTATCATTGTCTGCTACTTGCAAAGTTTCAGATTGGAATTGCCCATCAGATCCACCAAAGCCCGTGGTATGAACAATGTGTACCCAGTGCGCCTGTTCCACATCGGCTGTCTGTCCATCACCTTCTCCTACGTGCTTCTGTTTTCAATCCACATCGTTGCCTTTGCAGCTATCGTTCTGGTGGGTAAGAACAACCCATCCAGTCTGGTCTGTAAAGTTCTGGGGCACTACGAGATGGTCAACAACATCCTGGCCGTGCCCACTTTCCCACTGTCGATGCTAACACCACCAAGATCGCTTATCGGCGGCATCCTGTCCGCGCCACTCTCCTTCATCGTGTACCCATTGTTCGTCTTGACGACCGGTGTGTGGTTCGCGTACAGGTGGCAAGCCATCTCCGGTGGGTCTGCTCGCGACCTTGCCCTCGACTTCAAGGAGCAAGGTATCACGCTGACCGGCCGCAGAGAACAGAACATCGCAAAGGAACTAGAGAAGGTCATCCCATCCGCCTCTACCACTGGTGCAGGCCTCCTGGCACTCTTGACCATTGCTGGTGAGCTGCTGGGCCTTAAGGGGAAGGCTGCCGGCATGGTCGTCGGTGTTGCTGGCGGGTTTTCCCTGCTGGAGATCATCTCCATGGACTACCAACAAACCGGCGGGGATTCAGCCTTGTCTGGTGTTCTTGGTACCCCAACCAACTTCTAA
- the PAF1 gene encoding Paf1p (similar to Saccharomyces cerevisiae PAF1 (YBR279W); ancestral locus Anc_1.309): MSRRQEYIGKVNYNNRLPAPLIPPKLLRYVDDDREGVDSPQLITSLYTKTNVTPLVEVNRDLGMPLDLMGLPGLLNKNETTHMYGFDNVRLQPRDRVLLRDPRVDKLTKTDMSKVTFLRRTEYLSSTIANSQPSTAAQLRRKRVRGQGDDDGEDDDTALNPQDIVHRVEGTFEVMDKDLSHLQHPVRKQLKATKVWDLLPDTASMDQSYFILRMIGSAGLQSQEADKLALDSAIFRPVELEEEEWISMYTTDKQDSATLNRKIERVIDENNLASKGGDDSDDDNVFKFKRLRDFDMKQVPTVEGSHGEIAIVFNDEKKTAYYKPLRSRIELRRRRVNDVFKQLVRENNIDQFNVSLRNPTTHEANMRDRLRMKYDPINFVPVDEDGLDNDNEEEAGADKEQEEDNETADTTVGK; this comes from the coding sequence ATGTCGAGACGGCAGGAGTATATAGGGAAAGTAAACTACAACAACCGTTTGCCTGCGCCGCTGATTCCACCGAAACTACTGCGGTATGTGGACGACGACAGAGAGGGCGTTGATTCGCCGCAATTGATCACTTCGCTGTACACGAAGACGAACGTGACGCCGCTGGTGGAGGTCAACAGGGATCTTGGGATGCCTCTTGACCTGATGGGACTCCCCGGtttgctgaacaagaacgaGACGACGCACATGTACGGGTTTGACAACGTCCGGTTGCAGCCGAGGGATAGGGTGCTGCTGAGGGACCCGCGGGTCGACAAGCTCACAAAGACGGATATGTCGAAGGTCACCTTCCTGCGGAGGACGGAGTATTTGTCGTCGACGATTGCCAACTCGCAGCCATCCACAGCGGCGCAACTGCGGAGGAAAAGAGTTCGTGGACAgggcgacgacgacggtgaggacgacgacacCGCGTTGAACCCGCAAGATATCGTTCACAGAGTGGAGGGTACATTCGAGGTGATGGACAAGGATCTGTCGCACTTGCAACATCCAGTGCGGAAACAATTGAAGGCGACCAAAGTGTGGGATTTGCTCCCAGACACCGCATCGATGGACCAGAGCTATTTCATTTTGAGGATGATTGGGTCTGCAGGGTTGCAATCCCAGGAAGCTGACAAGTTGGCGTTGGACTCTGCAATCTTTAGACCCGTCGAGctggaagaggaggagtGGATATCGATGTACACGACTGATAAGCAGGATTCTGCAACATTGAACAGGAAGATCGAGAGAGTCATCGACGAAAATAACCTTGCAAGTAAAGGTGGTGACGACTCCGACGACGACAAtgtcttcaaattcaagagATTAAGGGACTTCGACATGAAACAGGTCCCCACTGTGGAGGGCAGTCATGGCGAAATTGCCATTGTGTTCAACGACGAGAAGAAAACGGCGTACTATAAACCTCTCCGCAGCAGAATCGAGTTGAGGAGAAGACGTGTGAACGATGTCTTCAAACAGCTGGTAAGAGAAAACAACATCGACCAGTTTAACGTCTCGCTGAGAAACCCAACGACACATGAGGCCAACATGAGGGATAGACTGAGAATGAAATACGACCCTATCAACTTCGTACCTGTAGACGAAGACGGATTGGACAATGACAATGAAGAGGAGGCAGGGGCCGATAAGGAGCAGGAGGAAGATAACGAGACGGCAGATACCACCGTAGGCAAATAA
- the MRPL27 gene encoding mitochondrial 54S ribosomal protein mL41 (similar to Saccharomyces cerevisiae MRPL27 (YBR282W); ancestral locus Anc_1.304) has protein sequence MRPSPTALFQNSALLQLTRPWKKYRDGMLFYGLSKAGNRRTPTTTKQGNKTMYKGTRSSGIGKHTKYGEYVINWDKVRTFVTPTYANPNLKPLVSCNVPELKHEFKGYELGPQDPKLYYAKLNEFIENGKVQGPASDTECYVERG, from the coding sequence ATGAGACCATCCCCCACGGCGTTGTTCCAGAACTCGGCTCTGCTACAACTGACGAGGCCCTGGAAGAAGTACAGGGACGGTATGCTCTTCTACGGGCTGTCTAAAGCTGGGAATAGGCGTACaccgacgacgacgaagcAGGGGAACAAGACAATGTACAAAGGTACGCGGTCGTCCGGTATCGGTAAGCACACGAAGTACGGTGAGTATGTGATCAACTGGGATAAAGTACGTACTTTTGTCACGCCAACGTATGCGAACCCTAACTTGAAACCACTGGTGAGTTGCAACGTGCCCGAGTTGAAGCATGAGTTTAAAGGGTATGAGTTGGGGCCACAAGACCCGAAACTATATTATGCGAAGCTGAACGAATTTATTGAGAATGGGAAAGTACAAGGCCCAGCTTCAGACACTGAGTGCTACGTGGAGAGAGGTTga
- the DPB3 gene encoding DNA polymerase epsilon noncatalytic subunit (similar to Saccharomyces cerevisiae DPB3 (YBR278W) and DLS1 (YJL065C); ancestral locus Anc_1.311) codes for MSTSNGQDRDGSRRCVPRLPLSKVKRIAKADPEHTMLSSTAVVATAFATELFLGALVEDSLLMNHLRVQHSARGKAATAAAAAAAAGGAKQLRLGYRDVLECVQRKEQFQFLEDAIPKSGIAAGPLNTLARVDNRAVTNPDPDADPMDVDVPVDEQAEEVSDSDSADGNDLQDPEQDVDQDPEQEQERSRLWHRDEEVGETYDSGDESTPHGEIN; via the coding sequence ATGAGTACTAGTAACGGTCAAGATCGCGATGGTTCGCGCAGGTGTGTTCCTCGGCTGCCGCTCTCGAAGGTGAAACGGATCGCGAAGGCGGACCCAGAGCACACGATGCTGTCGTCCACCGCGGTGGTCGCTACGGCGTTTGCGACGGAATTGTTCCTCGGTGCACTCGTGGAGGACTCTCTTTTGATGAACCACTTGCGGGTGCAGCATTCTGCTCGTGGGAAGGCTGcgacagcagcagcagcagcggcagcggcgGGCGGTGCAAAGCAACTGCGGTTGGGTTACAGAGACGTCCTGGAGTGCGTGCAGCGGAAGGAGcagttccagttcctgGAGGACGCCATACCGAAGTCTGGGATTGCAGCGGGGCCCTTGAACACCCTGGCGAGGGTGGACAACCGTGCGGTCACTAATCCAGATCCGGACGCAGATCCGATGGATGTGGACGTCCCAGTGGATGAACAAGCAGAGGAGGTCAGTGATTCAGACTCAGCGGACGGCAATGATTTGCAAGACCCAGAACAAGATGTAGACCAAGATccagaacaagaacaagagaggTCGCGACTGTGGCACCGAGACGAGGAGGTGGGCGAAACGTACGACTCCGGAGACGAAAGCACGCCACACGGAGAGATCAATTGA
- the APE3 gene encoding aminopeptidase Y (similar to Saccharomyces cerevisiae APE3 (YBR286W); ancestral locus Anc_1.298) produces MNLFGVSSTALAISLLQAADAFVLPTLFQESFSVFEQDTLEVEDDGSSLVVAPAQSSFWDFIWKPHVPYLLKPMVDSEKLQGDIELDTLNATAWELYDIAKASEKKYGHPTRVIGSRGHWKTLKYILDQFDEMSDYYDVSLQAFDALTGKINSFNLTDAKTGASFPNTTAFALSPAVKPFVGKLIEVPNLGCSEKDYQAVQSFESFANYKGRKIALIERGKCPFGKKSELAGKHGFHAVVVYDNEPDAQDGALRGTLGEPTNTTVATVGVPHAVGKEMIASIERMGDYLLCFAMDSYVKTIKTKNVVVDTKHGDPENIVALGAHSDSVEDGPGLNDDGSGTISLLTVAKQLTHYKTNNKVRFAFWAAEEEGLLGSNFYAYNLTQNENHRIRVFMDYDMMASPNYEYEVYDANNKDHPRGSEELRDLYVDYYKDHRLNYTLVPLDGRSDYVGFIENGIPAGGIAAGAEKKNVFNGDILDKCYHQLCDDVLNLNWEAFLVNTRLIAHSVATYAESFEGFPEREVANNTVTAISRAPAHRDTPLFKYRADDLLF; encoded by the coding sequence ATGAATTTGTTTGGGGTTAGTTCTACCGCTTTGGCGATTTCGCTGCTGCAGGCTGCAGACGCCTTTGTTCTGCCCACTCTGTTCCAGGAGAGTTTTTCCGTGTTTGAACAGGACACTCTGGAGGTAGAAGACGATGGGTCCAGTCTTGTTGTGGCTCCCGCCCAGTCATCGTTCTGGGATTTCATCTGGAAACCTCATGTGCCCTACCTTTTGAAACCGATGGTCGACTCGGAGAAGTTGCAGGGGGATATTGAGCTCGACACGCTGAACGCAACGGCATGGGAGCTGTACGATATTGCTAAGGCCTCTGAGAAGAAGTATGGTCACCCTACGCGTGTGATCGGGTCTCGTGGCCACTGGAAGACGCTCAAGTACATCCTGGACCAGTTCGACGAGATGAGCGACTACTACGACGTGTCCCTGCAGGCGTTCGACGCTCTCACTGGGAAAATcaactctttcaacttAACAGATGCCAAGACCGGTGCCAGTTTCCCCAACACCACGGCGTTCGCTCTTTCACCAGCGGTGAAACCATTCGTTGGGAAGTTGATCGAGGTACCTAACCTGGGCTGCTCAGAAAAAGACTACCAGGCCGTCCAATCCTTTGAGTCGTTTGCCAACTACAAGGGCAGGAAGATCGCGCTTATTGAGAGGGGGAAGTGCCCCTTCGGGAAGAAGAGTGAGCTTGCTGGTAAGCACGGGTTCCATGCGGTCGTCGTTTACGACAACGAACCGGACGCCCAGGACGGTGCGCTACGCGGGACACTCGGTGAGCCAACGAACACCACCGTGGCCACTGTCGGGGTCCCCCACGCTGTTGGGAAGGAGATGATCGCGAGCATCGAGCGCATGGGGGATTATTTGCTGTGCTTCGCGATGGACTCGTACGTGAAGACAATCAAGACGAAAAACGTTGTGGTGGACACGAAGCACGGGGACCCTGAGAACATCGTCGCTTTGGGTGCACACTCCGATTCTGTAGAGGATGGCCCCGGGTTGAACGACGACGGGTCCGGTACGATCTCGCTGTTGACCGTCGCAAAGCAACTGACGCACTACAAGACAAACAACAAGGTGCGGTTTGCCTTTTGGGctgcagaggaggaaggtCTGCTGGGCTCTAACTTCTACGCGTACAACTTGACTCAGAACGAGAACCACCGCATTCGTGTGTTCATGGACTACGACATGATGGCCTCGCCCAACTACGAGTACGAAGTGTACGACGCGAACAACAAGGACCACCCACGCGGGTCCGAGGAGCTGCGCGACCTGTACGTCGACTACTACAAGGACCACAGACTCAACTACACGCTGGTTCCACTGGACGGGAGATCCGACTACGTTGGGTTCATCGAGAACGGAATTCCAGCGGGCGGGATCGCCGCGGGcgcagagaagaagaatgtGTTCAACGGCGACATTCTGGACAAGTGCTACCACCAGCTCTGCGACGACGTGCTCAACCTCAACTGGGAGGCGTTCCTCGTGAACACACGGCTGATCGCACACTCCGTCGCCACGTACGCGGAGTCCTTCGAGGGGTTCCCCGAGAGAGAGGTTGCCAACAACACAGTGACTGCCATCTCCAGAGCTCCAGCCCACAGAGACACCCCGCTGTTCAAGTACAGAGCGGACGACCTACTGTTCTGA
- the DUG2 gene encoding glutamine amidotransferase subunit DUG2 (similar to Saccharomyces cerevisiae DUG2 (YBR281C); ancestral locus Anc_1.306), with protein sequence MLGRPELMHRWNHSHSILSICVFPHKKLLFAGTQDSKILVLDKATYNIVETLHLGESQDQANTRSSVLCMDRSADERYLFSAGADSLVRVWFVDHCKANGSVVIKELATVYSVTDIGDIFALRYLEATQTLVFGCQNASLLFINNIIEKVSGNRPMDPQTNLDKLPHRRYDKFFDSLGPSESATPNPSTSDLTKNSREASPPCNASTRVASTILEVPAENIVRYAHNGFIYSICKLPHEINICNTDGALRDSEDRSVQESIISGSGDGVSKIWRFTKSDNGEVTIKLVAEEMDNDDVVFSQTVEFPFLYCGLGDGAINIWDLNTRQLVSHLQTPTKSDVTSLTVYEDYVFAVIEEGITIFYGDQISHWDPYQGKLLSSEVFESCSQTDNGGYPGLVAGGNDGSLTLWDLKDLFETAPSTTNRMDFQRRSSWVTYKPPKIDTEEMLSTLKRLIAFQTVSQGSDTAYQMASRKCATFLLGLFKHFGAVDSQLLPAPNNCKSVVTAIQGKNPNNKRIVWYGHYDVIAPGDTDRWNTEPFNLTCENGYLKGRGVTDNKGPLVSALYSVTTLLQQDNLLNDVVFLVEGSEEIGSPGFESVCHKYKHLIGDNIDWILLSNSSWVDREHPCLNYGLRGVVNAQLKIYSDQSNGHSGVNGGVYWEPTFDLLKVVSNLRDAEGRIKIPGFYDSLTPTSEEDSERFKNILEVTELVNNSTLENVIDNWTRPSLSVTAMGVSGSGNVTVIPKVAWMGVSIRIVPGQNLKTVKESFIKYVNDCFEEIGSPNHLRVTIMNEAEAWLGDPTNHAYQVAREEIYNAWQVEPLFVREGGSIPSVRILERVLDAPAVQIPCGQSTDNAHLDNENLRIKNWTNLADILANVFNRL encoded by the coding sequence ATGCTAGGAAGACCAGAGCTTATGCATAGGTGGAATCATTCACATTCGATCTTATCGATATGTGTGTTCCCACACAAGAAGCTGCTGTTTGCCGGAACGCAGGACTCGAAGATCCTCGTGTTGGATAAAGCCACTTACAATATAGTAGAGACGTTGCACCTGGGTGAGTCGCAGGACCAGGCCAACACCCGGTCGAGTGTCCTGTGCATGGACAGGTCTGCCGATGAAAGGTACCTTTTCTCAGCGGGTGCTGACTCCCTCGTCAGGGTGTGGTTTGTCGACCATTGCAAAGCCAATGGGTCCGTGGTCATCAAGGAACTTGCTACAGTGTACTCGGTAACGGATATAGGTGATATCTTCGCTCTGAGGTATCTCGAAGCGACGCAGACTTTAGTGTTTGGCTGCCAAAACGCAAGTCTGCTGTTCATTAACAACATTATAGAAAAAGTGTCTGGGAACCGTCCAATGGACCCGCAGACTAACCTCGATAAACTACCGCATAGAAGATACGATAAGTTCTTTGACTCTCTGGGGCCCTCGGAATCTGCCACGCCAAACCCATCCACGTCTGACTTGACCAAGAATAGCAGGGAGGCTAGCCCGCCTTGTAACGCATCCACGAGAGTGGCAAGCACGATTTTAGAGGTCCCCGCAGAGAACATTGTGCGGTATGCGCACAATGGGTTCATTTACTCGATCTGCAAACTACCTCATGAGATCAACATTTGCAACACTGACGGAGCGTTGAGGGACAGTGAAGACAGGTCTGTTCAGGAGAGCATAATCTCTGGCAGTGGGGATGGGGTTAGCAAAATCTGGAGATTCACGAAGAGCGACAACGGCGAGGTCACCATCAAGTTAGTCGCCGAGGAGATGGATAACGATGACGTAGTGTTCTCGCAGACAGTAGAGTTCCCATTTCTTTACTGTGGTCTGGGGGACGGTGCCATCAACATATGGGATCTAAATACGAGACAATTGGTGTCCCACTTACAAACGCCGACGAAATCCGACGTCACATCCTTGACTGTATACGAGGACTACGTGTTTGCAGTTATTGAGGAAGGGATTACAATTTTCTACGGGGACCAGATCAGCCACTGGGATCCCTACCAGGGTAAACTGCTAAGTTCCGAGGTCTTTGAGTCTTGCAGCCAGACAGACAACGGGGGGTATCCTGGGCTTGTTGCCGGGGGGAACGACGGGTCTTTGACTCTTTGGGATTTAAAggacctctttgaaactgcaccttcaacaacaaataGGATGGATTTCCAGCGTCGTAGCTCATGGGTTACTTACAAACCCCCCAAAATCGACACGGAGGAAATGctttccactttgaagagactAATTGCATTCCAAACTGTGTCACAGGGATCAGACACAGCGTATCAAATGGCTTCTCGAAAGTGTGCCACTTTCCTCCTCGGGTTGTTCAAACACTTTGGAGCCGTAGATTCTCAGTTGCTTCCAGCACCAAACAATTGCAAGTCCGTAGTTACCGCCATTCAAGGGAAGAATCCCAATAACAAGAGAATCGTGTGGTATGGACACTACGACGTGATTGCCCCAGGTGACACTGACAGATGGAACACTGAACCTTTCAACCTGACATGTGAGAACGGATACCTGAAGGGCCGTGGGGTCACGGACAACAAGGGACCGCTAGTCAGTGCTCTGTACAGTGTGACTACTCTGTTACAACAGGACAATTTACTAAACGATGTAGTGTTTTTGGTTGAAGGAAGCGAGGAGATTGGCTCCCCTGGGTTTGAATCTGTTTGTCACAAGTACAAGCACTTGATTGGGGATAACATCGACTGGATCCTCTTGAGCAATTCGTCATGGGTGGACAGGGAGCACCCGTGTCTAAATTATGGGTTGCGCGGGGTCGTGAATGCGCAACTTAAAATTTACTCTGATCAATCGAACGGACACTCTGGGGTCAACGGCGGTGTTTACTGGGAACCGACCTTTGATTTGCTGAAAGTCGTTTCGAACTTGCGGGATGCCGAGGGGCGCATAAAGATACCAGGGTTTTACGATTCATTGACACCAACCTCTGAAGAAGATTCGGAACGGTTCAAGAATATCCTAGAGGTTACCGAACTGGTCAACAACTCCACGCTGGAAAACGTTATTGACAACTGGACAAGACCCTCACTTTCTGTAACTGCAATGGGGGTCAGTGGGTCTGGAAACGTCACCGTTATTCCGAAAGTAGCATGGATGGGCGTCTCGATCAGGATAGTGCCTGGACAAAACTTGAAGACAGTAAAGGAAAGCTTCATTAAATACGTCAATGactgctttgaagagattggCTCCCCGAACCATTTAAGGGTTACAATCATGAATGAAGCAGAGGCCTGGCTAGGCGACCCAACCAACCATGCCTACCAGGTAGCACGGGAGGAAATCTACAACGCATGGCAAGTAGAACCTCTGTTTGTAAGAGAAGGTGGTTCTATACCCTCAGTCCGGATCCTAGAAAGGGTGCTCGACGCACCCGCTGTACAGATTCCTTGCGGGCAGTCCACGGACAACGCGCATCTGGACAACGAAAACCTACGGATCAAGAATTGGACAAATTTGGCAGATATCCTAGCCAACGTGTTCAACAGATTGTAA